The following are encoded in a window of Etheostoma cragini isolate CJK2018 chromosome 7, CSU_Ecrag_1.0, whole genome shotgun sequence genomic DNA:
- the LOC117947912 gene encoding teashirt homolog 2, protein MPRRKQQAPKRAAVYEDGVLQDSIPEEDDENDTQTEEECSEKTSPKVSEDRELDNKSTNTYSNQNSPISVLSNQEAELESRLSDTSDRLSDFKTSSPPESKRDDESPSSKHKEETGGSLEKMRAAYANFLSDSYWTGIGMDLKIGKNTSKANCDSTNGSSKSEFDWHQDALSKTFQQTLSPKPASKPNLFSSVHLYRQTTKPCGSVFTGASRFRCKDCSAAYDTLVELTVHMNKSGHYQDNNHSKQSNSSASSSKSRKRNFQDMEGKEDAQKVLKCMFCGHSFDSLQDLSVHMIKTKHYQKVPLKEPIPVITPKLLPPTKKRAFETVRPCSPDSTTGISGYTEAQRAAAISNVNNNRYGYQNGASYTWQFETCKSQILKCMECGSSHDTLQQLTTHMMVTGHFIKVTNSASKKGKQLALDPLAIEKIQGLAEPAASDTEGEKVSPKNPSPGTCEKDSQGEGTSEKMEETEAKDDKQESEDQKGGNGTFKYPYLREEDLEQDSGGGGDILKSLANTVASAINKAQTGTPSWSAYPSIHAAYQLSGIIKSAPLSASPPTQLKQTFNHKLRPIAPKGKFYHGAVGVEAPQGQHQNVDIKKEKVGISDGKESQNIKFDLLENDDSDCQDDSSSSSKLDADCMNEGSEAIKGKLSPDFSDRGKTPSPSASNGRGTTSEPLSDTPTLLGINPLSALQSVLNNHLGKANKPNSNSRVDKQAAHTQSIFADINRSSEKPALMLGNAIRKRPDNPFLFVSDDQPIDLTKSKHSKQSSSLLQPSTPMPQKYALSDIADMVKVLPKATTPKPSIPSRIPTMKLESDVRRFEDVSAEVYSIHKRKGRQSNWNPRHLLILQAQFASSLFQTSEGKYLLSDLGPQERMHISKFTGLSMTTISHWLANVKYQLRKTGGTKFLKSMDTGHPIFYCNDCASQFRSPASFISHLESHLGFQIKDMCKMPVEHQTKVEEPELSKALGVRASEALVTDEDMDSKFKCKLCCRTFASNHAVKLHLSKTHSKSPDNHSQYVEMDKE, encoded by the coding sequence TGTATGAAGACGGTGTTCTTCAGGACTCCATCCCCGAGGAAGACGATGAGAACGACACTCAGACTGAAGAGGAATGCTCGGAGAAGACCAGCCCCAAAGTGTCCGAGGACAGAGAGCTAGACAACAAGAGCACCAACACTTATAGCAACCAGAACTCTCCCATTAGTGTCCTTTCCAATCAAGAGGCCGAGTTGGAGTCACGCCTTAGCGACACCAGTGACAGACTCTCCGACTTCAAAACATCCTCGCCACCTGAGAGCAAGAGGGATGACGAGAGCCCCAGCTCCAAACATAAAGAGGAGACGGGCGGCAGCTTGGAGAAGATGAGGGCAGCCTATGCAAACTTTCTTTCTGATTCCTACTGGACGGGAATAGGGATGGACTTGAAAATTGGCAAAAACACCAGCAAAGCCAACTGTGACAGCACCAACGGAAGCAGCAAGAGTGAGTTTGACTGGCACCAGGATGCGCTCTCAAAGACTTTTCAGCAGACCCTCTCCCCAAAACCTGCATCCAAACCTAACCTCTTTAGCTCTGTCCACCTGTACAGGCAAACCACCAAGCCCTGTGGCTCAGTGTTCACAGGGGCCAGTCGATTTCGCTGTAAGGACTGTAGCGCCGCTTATGACACTCTTGTGGAGCTGACTGTCCACATGAACAAGAGTGGACACTACCAGGACAACAACCACAGCAAACAGAGTAATTCCTCCGCCTCTTCCTCTAAATCTAGGAAACGAAATTTCCAAGATATGGAAGGAAAAGAGGATGCACAAAAGGTTTTGAAGTGCATGTTCTGCGGCCACTCTTTTGACTCACTGCAGGATTTAAGCGTCCATATGATTAAAACTAAGCATTACCAAAAGGTGCCTTTGAAAGAGCCAATCCCAGTAATCACACCCAAATTGTTGCCACCGACAAAGAAACGGGCCTTTGAAACGGTGAGACCTTGCTCCCCTGACTCTACAACTGGTATATCTGGCTACACCGAGGCACAAAGGGCCGCCGCCATTTCAAATGTTAACAATAATCGCTACGGCTATCAGAACGGAGCGAGTTACACGTGGCAGTTCGAGACGTGCAAGTCTCAGATTCTTAAATGCATGGAGTGCGGAAGCTCCCATGACACCCTTCAGCAACTCACCACACATATGATGGTTACCGGACACTTCATCAAAGTCACAAACTCAGCCTCTAAAAAGGGTAAACAGTTAGCGCTTGACCCCCTGGCCATAGAAAAGATCCAGGGTTTAGCTGAGCCTGCTGCCAGTGACACTGAGGGAGAAAAGGTTTCTCCAAAGAATCCTTCCCCCGGGACCTGTGAGAAGGATAGCCAGGGGGAAGGTACATCagaaaaaatggaagaaactgAAGCTAAGGATGACAAGCAAGAGAGTGAGGATCAAAAGGGAGGCAATGGGACTTTTAAGTACCCTTATCTCCGTGAGGAGGATCTTGAACAGGactcaggaggaggaggggacaTTCTTAAGTCTTTAGCCAACACAGTGGCCTCTGCCATTAATAAAGCTCAAACAGGGACACCGAGCTGGAGCGCCTACCCGAGCATTCACGCTGCCTATCAGCTCTCCGGCATCATCAAAAGCGCCCCTCTCTCAGCATCTCCTCCTACTCAGCTAAAGCAGACATTTAACCACAAGCTGAGACCGATTGCCCCAAAGGGGAAGTTCTACCACGGTGCTGTGGGAGTTGAGGCTCCCCAGGGACAGCATCAAAACGTGgacatcaaaaaagaaaaggttggCATTAGCGATGGTAAAGAAAGTCAGAATATTAAGTTTGATCTGTTGGAGAATGATGACAGCGATTGTCAGGACgattcctcttcctcttcaaaGCTTGATGCAGACTGTATGAATGAGGGGAGTGAAGCGATCAAAGGGAAGTTGAGCCCAGATTTCTCTGACAGAGGCAAGACACCGAGCCCCTCTGCCAGCAATGGACGCGGCACTACTTCAGAGCCTCTCAGTGACACTCCAACTCTACTTGGCATAAACCCTCTTAGTGCACTGCAGTCAGTTCTAAACAATCATCTGGGCAAAGCCAATAAGCCCAATAGTAACTCAAGGGTAGATAAACAAGCGGCCCACACCCAGTCTATTTTTGCAGACATTAACCGTAGCAGCGAGAAACCAGCTTTAATGCTTGGAAATGCTATAAGAAAGAGGCCTGATAACCCCTTTCTCTTTGTCAGTGATGACCAACCAATAGACCTGACGAAGTCTAAACACAGCAAGCAGAGTTCCTCTCTACTCCAGCCCTCCACCCCGATGCCCCAGAAATACGCTCTGTCCGACATCGCAGATATGGTTAAAGTTCTTCCAAAAGCCACGACGCCGAAACCCTCCATACCATCGAGGATCCCGACGATGAAACTGGAATCGGATGTCAGGCGCTTTGAGGACGTGTCTGCCGAGGTGTATTCCATCCACAAGCGTAAAGGTAGACAGTCAAACTGGAATCCCCGCCATCTTCTCATACTGCAAGCTCAGTTCGCCTCCAGCCTCTTCCAAACCTCAGAGGGGAAATACTTACTCTCAGACCTCGGGCCTCAGGAACGGATGCACATCTCCAAGTTCACCGGATTGTCCATGACCACCATAAGCCATTGGTTAGCAAACGTAAAATACCAACTGCGGAAAACCGGAGGGACCAAATTTCTGAAGAGCATGGACACCGGGCACCCGATCTTCTACTGCAATGACTGTGCTTCCCAGTTTAGGTCACCGGCCTCGTTCATTTCCCATCTGGAATCCCATCTCGGGTTCCAAATCAAAGACATGTGCAAAATGCCAGTAGAGCATCAGACCAAGGTAGAGGAGCCCGAACTGTCGAAGGCCCTCGGTGTCAGGGCCTCAGAGGCTCTAGTCACGGACGAGGACATGGACTCAAAGTTCAAATGTAAGCTCTGCTGTCGGACATTTGCCAGCAACCACGCAGTCAAACTCCATTTGAGTAAAACTCACAGCAAATCCCCCGACAACCATTCACAATATGTGGAGATGGACAAGGAGTAG